One Cellulomonas taurus genomic region harbors:
- a CDS encoding sodium:proton exchanger has protein sequence MRETTPPLRVLIRSLLIAVLIAAPAVVLRLSGSHPDPLIQLALYGAAVVAASFVLAWAAEAAQVDVSGGFAIAVLALIAVLPEYAVDLFYAYTAGSDPAYVQYAAANMTGSNRLLLGLGWPLVVLVSIYVANRVANRVGNRPATTSLALEPGNRMELGFLLVAGVAAFVIPATGQIHLGFGLAMIAWFGFYLYRLTRGEAEEPDLIGTAAVIGHLPRARRRPLVIALFVLAAAVILVSAEPFAESLVASGTRLGVDEFLLVQWLAPLASEAPEFIVAILFAWRGKGTAAIATLISSKINQWTLLIGSLPIAYLFGGGSTALVLDTRQVEEMLLTATQTLMGVAILISLRFRRWSAWTLLGLFAVQFVVTGTTARFALSAVYLVIAAVVLARHWRQLVPTLTAPFRRPDPGAQQPERPEPRHALMGG, from the coding sequence ATGCGTGAGACCACCCCGCCGCTGCGGGTGCTGATCCGCTCCCTGCTGATCGCCGTCCTGATCGCCGCCCCGGCGGTCGTGCTGCGCCTGTCGGGGAGCCACCCGGACCCGCTGATCCAGCTCGCGCTCTACGGCGCGGCGGTGGTGGCGGCCTCGTTCGTCCTGGCCTGGGCGGCCGAGGCGGCGCAGGTGGACGTCTCGGGCGGCTTCGCCATCGCGGTGCTGGCGCTGATCGCCGTGCTGCCGGAATACGCGGTCGACCTGTTCTACGCCTACACCGCGGGCTCCGACCCCGCCTACGTGCAGTACGCCGCGGCGAACATGACCGGGTCGAACCGGCTGCTGCTCGGCCTGGGCTGGCCGTTGGTGGTGCTGGTGTCGATCTACGTCGCCAACCGGGTCGCCAACCGGGTCGGCAACCGCCCGGCCACCACATCCCTCGCCCTCGAACCGGGCAACCGGATGGAACTGGGCTTCCTGCTGGTCGCCGGTGTGGCGGCGTTCGTCATCCCGGCGACCGGGCAGATCCACCTGGGGTTCGGCCTGGCGATGATCGCGTGGTTCGGCTTCTACCTCTACCGGCTCACCCGGGGCGAGGCCGAGGAACCGGACCTGATCGGCACCGCCGCCGTGATCGGCCACCTGCCGCGCGCCCGCCGTCGCCCGCTGGTGATCGCGCTGTTCGTCCTGGCGGCGGCGGTCATCCTGGTCAGCGCCGAGCCCTTCGCCGAGTCGCTGGTCGCCTCCGGCACCCGGCTCGGTGTGGACGAGTTCCTGTTGGTGCAATGGCTGGCCCCGCTCGCCTCGGAGGCGCCCGAGTTCATCGTGGCGATCCTGTTCGCCTGGCGCGGCAAGGGCACTGCCGCGATCGCCACCCTGATCAGCTCCAAGATCAACCAGTGGACGCTGCTGATCGGCTCGCTGCCGATCGCCTACCTGTTCGGCGGCGGCTCGACGGCACTGGTGCTGGACACCCGGCAGGTCGAGGAGATGCTCCTGACCGCCACCCAGACCCTGATGGGTGTGGCCATCCTGATCTCGTTGCGGTTCCGGCGTTGGTCGGCCTGGACGCTGCTCGGCCTGTTCGCCGTGCAATTCGTCGTCACCGGCACCACCGCGCGGTTCGCGCTCTCCGCCGTCTATCTGGTGATCGCCGCCGTGGTCCTGGCGAGGCACTGGCGCCAGCTGGTGCCGACCCTCACCGCACCGTTCCGGCGCCCCGACCCCGGCGCGCAGCAGCCCGAGCGGCCGGAGCCGCGGCATGCTCTGATGGGCGGATGA
- a CDS encoding DoxX family protein produces MTTGRGRTLARVLLGGFLVFAGTSHLTFARQEFQAQVPEWFPVNEDATVLGSGVAEIALGSALIAARKKHRGLVGWVAAAFFVAIFPGNISQYLTHTDGFGLDTDTKRGVRLLFQPVLVLWALWSTGAWADRRRKRDQ; encoded by the coding sequence ATGACAACAGGACGTGGACGCACCCTCGCGCGGGTGCTGCTCGGCGGGTTCCTGGTCTTCGCCGGGACCAGCCACCTGACCTTCGCCCGGCAGGAGTTCCAGGCCCAGGTGCCGGAGTGGTTCCCGGTGAACGAGGATGCCACCGTGCTCGGCTCCGGCGTGGCCGAGATCGCGCTCGGCAGCGCGCTGATCGCCGCCCGCAAGAAGCACCGCGGTCTGGTCGGCTGGGTGGCGGCGGCGTTCTTCGTCGCGATCTTCCCCGGCAACATCTCGCAGTACCTGACGCACACCGACGGCTTCGGTCTGGACACCGACACCAAGCGCGGCGTGCGGCTGCTGTTCCAGCCGGTGCTGGTGCTGTGGGCGCTGTGGTCCACCGGCGCCTGGGCCGACCGCCGCCGGAAGCGCGACCAGTGA
- a CDS encoding DUF1206 domain-containing protein encodes MTVRGAADRAGDHPVIEKGARLGYAASGVLHLLLAWVTVRLAFGSGGEEADQQGALSQLGSEGAGRVLLVVLLIGFVLLALWQAVDAIAHGSAGERVKAAAKAVVYAVLAVTTIQVLSGSGSSGGSQPTAGLLGSGIGRVLVGLVGLGIVAVGGYHVVKGWKRKFLADLRQHPGRAVERAGQVGYIGKGIALAVLGVLVVTAAVTADPERAEGMDVALRTLAELPFGAVLLCLIALGFAAYGVYAFGRARYAKV; translated from the coding sequence GTGACCGTCCGCGGGGCCGCCGACCGGGCCGGTGACCACCCGGTGATCGAGAAGGGCGCCCGGCTCGGGTACGCGGCCAGCGGTGTCCTGCACCTGCTGCTCGCCTGGGTGACGGTGCGGCTGGCCTTCGGCTCCGGCGGCGAGGAAGCGGATCAGCAGGGGGCGCTGTCCCAGCTCGGCTCCGAGGGCGCGGGCCGGGTGCTGCTGGTCGTGCTGCTGATCGGCTTCGTGCTGCTGGCACTGTGGCAGGCGGTCGATGCGATCGCCCACGGCTCGGCCGGTGAGCGGGTCAAGGCAGCGGCGAAGGCGGTGGTGTACGCGGTGCTGGCGGTGACCACGATCCAGGTGCTCTCCGGCTCGGGATCCAGCGGCGGCAGCCAGCCGACGGCCGGGCTGCTCGGCTCGGGGATCGGGCGGGTGCTGGTCGGTCTGGTCGGCCTCGGGATCGTCGCCGTCGGCGGGTACCACGTGGTGAAGGGGTGGAAGCGGAAGTTCCTCGCGGACCTGCGCCAGCATCCGGGCCGCGCGGTCGAACGTGCCGGTCAGGTCGGGTACATCGGCAAGGGCATCGCGCTCGCGGTGCTGGGTGTCCTGGTGGTCACCGCCGCCGTCACCGCCGACCCGGAGCGGGCCGAGGGGATGGACGTGGCGCTGCGCACCCTCGCCGAGCTGCCGTTCGGCGCCGTCCTGCTGTGCCTGATCGCGCTCGGCTTCGCCGCCTACGGGGTCTACGCCTTCGGCCGGGCGCGGTACGCCAAGGTCTGA
- a CDS encoding PepSY domain-containing protein, with translation MPEESPAMIRRRHLVAPTAALVVVGLLTACGGDPVVVGTPVPTVTVTVDPTHGATGSAPATSPAPSDISTDPQVQTFVDALDALVAYAQVHPGNLRDDQQFRTLLSTFVQAKRAIDRTDLWLGENSAVTASGLAISAGEAVTIGQGAVRPNATATSVELSNDDTVLTWEIEFSNGDDVEIDANTGAVRDVDLDD, from the coding sequence ATGCCTGAGGAGTCCCCCGCCATGATCCGTCGTCGCCATCTGGTCGCCCCGACCGCCGCCCTGGTCGTCGTCGGATTGCTGACCGCGTGCGGCGGCGACCCGGTGGTGGTCGGCACCCCGGTGCCGACGGTGACGGTGACAGTCGACCCGACGCATGGTGCGACCGGGTCGGCACCGGCCACCTCCCCCGCCCCGAGCGACATCAGCACCGATCCGCAGGTGCAGACCTTCGTGGACGCGCTGGACGCGCTGGTGGCCTACGCCCAGGTCCATCCCGGCAACCTGCGCGACGACCAGCAGTTCCGCACGCTGCTGAGCACCTTCGTCCAGGCCAAGCGGGCCATCGACCGCACCGACCTGTGGCTCGGGGAGAACAGCGCCGTCACGGCCAGCGGGTTGGCGATCTCGGCCGGCGAGGCCGTCACCATCGGTCAGGGTGCCGTCCGGCCGAACGCGACGGCCACCAGTGTCGAGCTGAGCAATGACGACACCGTGCTGACCTGGGAGATCGAGTTCAGCAACGGCGACGACGTGGAGATCGACGCGAACACCGGCGCCGTGCGGGACGTCGACCTGGACGACTGA